The following proteins are co-located in the Synechococcales cyanobacterium T60_A2020_003 genome:
- a CDS encoding DUF3326 domain-containing protein, whose protein sequence is MSEPVLSCNARPLTVVLIVPTGIGAAIGGYAGDALPVARAIAHVADRVITHPNVLNGAQLYWPLPNTLYVEGYGLDQLAAGHWGLRPVHANRVGLLFDQAIEPDLLLRHRQAADAAQATLGIQLTDYVVTDHPLGVTLQTAKSGATWGTITHPDSLLRAAERLIHEAGAETIAVVARFPDDLGSEALQQYRQGQGVDPLAGAEAVISHLVVRTFQVPCAHAPALNPLPLDPEVSPRSAAEEIGYTFLPCVLAGLSRAPRFITPAQQGRSHPLDIWMDQIDAVIIPESACGGSAVLNLAGQPGTQIITVRENTTTMEVPPDVLGIQAVQVNSYLEALGVLVALRSGINPSALRPDVKPLCPLSSS, encoded by the coding sequence ATGAGTGAACCTGTCTTATCCTGCAATGCGCGCCCCTTAACGGTTGTCTTGATTGTGCCAACCGGAATTGGTGCTGCCATTGGTGGGTATGCGGGCGATGCGCTGCCTGTGGCGCGGGCGATCGCCCACGTTGCCGATCGCGTGATCACCCATCCCAACGTTCTCAACGGGGCACAACTCTACTGGCCGTTGCCCAACACCCTCTACGTTGAAGGGTATGGACTTGATCAACTGGCGGCTGGACACTGGGGGCTGCGGCCTGTCCATGCCAACCGGGTCGGCTTACTTTTTGACCAGGCCATTGAACCCGATCTGCTGTTACGCCACCGTCAGGCCGCTGATGCCGCCCAAGCAACTCTCGGAATCCAGCTCACGGATTATGTGGTGACGGATCACCCCCTGGGTGTCACATTGCAGACGGCTAAATCGGGTGCTACCTGGGGCACGATCACCCATCCAGATAGCTTGCTCCGGGCGGCAGAGCGTTTGATCCACGAAGCAGGAGCAGAGACGATCGCTGTGGTTGCCCGCTTTCCGGACGATCTTGGCAGTGAAGCGTTGCAGCAGTATCGCCAAGGGCAAGGCGTGGATCCCCTTGCTGGGGCAGAAGCGGTGATTAGTCATCTTGTTGTCCGCACCTTTCAGGTTCCCTGCGCCCACGCCCCTGCCCTCAACCCGCTACCATTAGATCCAGAGGTCTCACCCCGCTCAGCCGCCGAGGAGATAGGCTATACTTTCCTTCCCTGTGTGCTGGCAGGTCTCAGTCGTGCCCCTCGGTTTATTACACCCGCGCAGCAAGGGCGATCGCACCCTCTGGATATCTGGATGGATCAAATTGATGCCGTGATCATTCCAGAATCCGCCTGTGGAGGGAGTGCTGTACTCAATCTGGCTGGACAACCCGGAACCCAGATCATCACGGTTCGGGAAAATACGACGACCATGGAAGTCCCGCCCGATGTCCTCGGAATTCAGGCTGTACAGGTAAACTCATACTTAGAAGCCTTGGGTGTATTGGTTGCACTGCGCTCCGGCATCAATCCATCCGCTCTCCGCCCCGATGTGAAGCCCCTCTGCCCCTTGTCCTCGTCGTAA
- a CDS encoding 2Fe-2S iron-sulfur cluster binding domain-containing protein — protein sequence MPNTYQVEILHGGTSKTITVSEDQTILSAALEQGLELPSSCNAGVCTTCAALIQEGQVDQPDSMGINAELQAKGYVLLCSAYPRSDLKIETDKEDEVYFLQFGQFQQ from the coding sequence ATGCCTAACACGTACCAAGTCGAAATTCTTCACGGTGGGACATCGAAAACAATCACGGTGTCCGAGGATCAGACAATTTTATCCGCTGCTCTAGAGCAGGGGCTGGAGCTTCCCTCCTCCTGTAATGCCGGAGTTTGCACCACTTGTGCAGCATTAATTCAAGAGGGTCAGGTTGATCAGCCCGATAGCATGGGGATCAACGCCGAATTGCAAGCCAAGGGATATGTGCTGCTGTGTTCGGCCTATCCTCGCTCAGATCTAAAAATTGAAACCGACAAAGAGGACGAGGTGTATTTCCTCCAGTTCGGACAGTTTCAGCAGTAG